The following proteins are encoded in a genomic region of Syngnathus acus chromosome 22, fSynAcu1.2, whole genome shotgun sequence:
- the LOC119115905 gene encoding leucine-rich repeat-containing protein 74A isoform X3: MFLVSQLMQMSTLSFESLCLEDDDPSTSLRRGLEDDLDADLDDDETLGSTSVADVYLQACKLLGVVPVSSFIRNLDSPTMTLSHYGLEPLGCKALAIALVGDMHVNTLELADNDIQAEGAKDLAEMLKANFTIQHLDLSNNHLHSSGAEHVGKMLLDSFSLKSIKLSGNGFIDDDAKYFAEAFSVNVSIKELDLSHNKFCGRGGEYLGLLLANAEHLEVLNLCWNQLRMKGAVAFCAGLKVNTMLKHLDLSWNGFGNEGALAMGEALKSNHTLVHLNLNNNRITNEGVSMLCRGLEYNDNLRVLMLAYNSLTVEGALSLLNMVKKMSKTALEEINICNVLVNETFLNLLEVTCEDHPGLDVQYRGVGGFIAKKPVKRIDPMKVIQDYLDQRKLRLWDFFRKIDKDATMRVSVVDFRNAIQQSSIPLDRFQIEELIQRLDRDGTGMVDYRGLVDTRKQMVQNHRRQLRKVASRQKKEKHKSDRILKTFQSAVEAVTPHGSVVISPGDTREDSTGPHRFSATPFSSWHHIVMSSSGTVSNPSSDHLPMSAGVTPSRFIKSSNLHSCSQPNLLSGSAQSAQARAVRSNPEMGHSKLKQPIVNHLTRSRPALDATQLGINTKKEKESKAKKDMAKYSKNPKTF; the protein is encoded by the exons atgtttttagtTTCACAGCTAATGCAAATGTCAACTCTGTCTTTTGAGTCTCTCTGTTTAGAGGATGATGATCCATCTACCTCATTAAGACGAGGCTTGGAAGATGATTTGGACGCAGACTTAGATG ATGACGAAACCTTGGGTTCGACATCTGTAGCTGATGTCTACCTACAAGCCTGCAAGTTGTTGGGTGTTGTTCCAGTGTCCTCCTTCATCCGGAACCTCGACTCTCCCACCATGACCCTCAGCCACTATGGTCTTGAACCATTGGGGTGCAAGGCACTCGCTATTGCTTTGGTG GGTGACATGCATGTCAACACTCTGGAACTGGCAGACAACGACATCCAAGCAGAAGGAGCCAAGGATCTGGCAGAAATGCTAAAAGCTAATTTCACCATTCAGCATTTG GACTTGTCCAACAACCATCTTCATTCTTCTGGTGCTGAGCATGTGGGTAAAATGTTGCTGGACAGCTTTTCACTAAAATCAATCAAACTTTCag GAAATGGATTTATAGACGATGATGCAAAGTATTTTGCAGAAGCTTTTTCT gtCAATGTAAGTATTAAGGAATTAGACCTCAGCCATAATAAGTTTTGTGGACGCGGAGGAGAGTATCTTGGACTGTTGTTAG CAAATGCCGAGCATCTGGAAGTGCTGAACCTTTGTTGGAATCAACTCAGAATGAAAGGAGCTGTTGCGTTTTGCGCCGGACTCAAG GTGAATACAATGTTAAAGCACCTTGACCTATCATGGAACGGTTTTGGGAACGAAGGAGCCCTAGCAATGGGTGAAGCTCTGAAATCCAATCACACTCTGGTGCACCTCAATCTCAACAACAATCGCATCACCAATGAAGGTGTCAGCATGCTCTGCAGGGGTCTCGAATACAACGACAACCTACGGGTACTGATG CTAGCTTACAATTCACTAACAGTAGAGGGAGCACTGTCCCTTCTCAATATGGTGAAGAAAATGTCGAAAACTGCCTTGGAGGAGATTAATATATGC AACGTATTGGTCAATGAAACCTTTTTAAATCTGCTGGAGGTGACGTGCGAAGATCATCCTGGTTTGGATGTGCAGTACAGAGGGGTTGGAGGATTTATTGCTAAGAAACCAGTAAAACGCATCGACCCAATGAAAGTCATCCAG GACTATCTGGATCAACGCAAGCTACGTCTGTGGGATTTCTTCCGAAAGATTGACAAAGATGCCACCATGCGAGTTTCTGTGGTTGATTTCAGGAACGCAATCCAG CAATCAAGCATTCCCTTGGATCGATTTCAAATTGAGGAGCTTATCCAAAGGCTCGATCGCGACGGGACGGGAATGGTGGACTACAG GGGACTGGTGGATACCAGAAAGCAGATGGTGCAGAATCACCGGCGACAACTGCGCAAGGTCGCATCCCGTCAGAAGAAAGAGAAGCACAAGAGCGATCGCATCCTCAAGACGTTCCAGAGCGCCGTGGAAGCGGTGACGCCGCACGGCTCCGTGGTCATATCTCCAGGAGACACCAGAGAAGATTCCACCGGGCCTCATCGCTTCTCGGCTACTCCTTTCAGCTCTTGGCACCACATTGTGATGTCAAGCAGTGGTACGGTCTCCAACCCCAGCAGTGACCACCTGCCCATGTCAGCAGGGGTGACGCCAAGCCGATTCATCAAGTCTTCAAATTTACACTCATGTTCTCAACCCAACCTGCTGAGTGGTTCCGCTCAGTCTGCCCAAGCACGGGCCGTACGCTCCAATCCAGAGATGGGCCACAGCAAGCTTAAGCAACCAATCGTCAACCACCTGACCAGGTCCAGACCTGCTCTTGACGCCACGCAGCTCGGGATTAACACCAAGAAAGAGAAGGAATCTAAAGCAAAGAAAGATATGGCAAAATACTCAAAGAatcccaaaacattttaa
- the LOC119115905 gene encoding leucine-rich repeat-containing protein 74A isoform X2, whose product MFLVSQLMQMSTLSFESLCLEDDDPSTSLRRGLEDDLDADLDATDDETLGSTSVADVYLQACKLLGVVPVSSFIRNLDSPTMTLSHYGLEPLGCKALAIALVGDMHVNTLELADNDIQAEGAKDLAEMLKANFTIQHLDLSNNHLHSSGAEHVGKMLLDSFSLKSIKLSGNGFIDDDAKYFAEAFSVNVSIKELDLSHNKFCGRGGEYLGLLLANAEHLEVLNLCWNQLRMKGAVAFCAGLKVNTMLKHLDLSWNGFGNEGALAMGEALKSNHTLVHLNLNNNRITNEGVSMLCRGLEYNDNLRVLMVTYNSLTVEGALSLLNMVKKMSKTALEEINICNVLVNETFLNLLEVTCEDHPGLDVQYRGVGGFIAKKPVKRIDPMKVIQDYLDQRKLRLWDFFRKIDKDATMRVSVVDFRNAIQQSSIPLDRFQIEELIQRLDRDGTGMVDYRGLVDTRKQMVQNHRRQLRKVASRQKKEKHKSDRILKTFQSAVEAVTPHGSVVISPGDTREDSTGPHRFSATPFSSWHHIVMSSSGTVSNPSSDHLPMSAGVTPSRFIKSSNLHSCSQPNLLSGSAQSAQARAVRSNPEMGHSKLKQPIVNHLTRSRPALDATQLGINTKKEKESKAKKDMAKYSKNPKTF is encoded by the exons atgtttttagtTTCACAGCTAATGCAAATGTCAACTCTGTCTTTTGAGTCTCTCTGTTTAGAGGATGATGATCCATCTACCTCATTAAGACGAGGCTTGGAAGATGATTTGGACGCAGACTTAGATG CTACAGATGACGAAACCTTGGGTTCGACATCTGTAGCTGATGTCTACCTACAAGCCTGCAAGTTGTTGGGTGTTGTTCCAGTGTCCTCCTTCATCCGGAACCTCGACTCTCCCACCATGACCCTCAGCCACTATGGTCTTGAACCATTGGGGTGCAAGGCACTCGCTATTGCTTTGGTG GGTGACATGCATGTCAACACTCTGGAACTGGCAGACAACGACATCCAAGCAGAAGGAGCCAAGGATCTGGCAGAAATGCTAAAAGCTAATTTCACCATTCAGCATTTG GACTTGTCCAACAACCATCTTCATTCTTCTGGTGCTGAGCATGTGGGTAAAATGTTGCTGGACAGCTTTTCACTAAAATCAATCAAACTTTCag GAAATGGATTTATAGACGATGATGCAAAGTATTTTGCAGAAGCTTTTTCT gtCAATGTAAGTATTAAGGAATTAGACCTCAGCCATAATAAGTTTTGTGGACGCGGAGGAGAGTATCTTGGACTGTTGTTAG CAAATGCCGAGCATCTGGAAGTGCTGAACCTTTGTTGGAATCAACTCAGAATGAAAGGAGCTGTTGCGTTTTGCGCCGGACTCAAG GTGAATACAATGTTAAAGCACCTTGACCTATCATGGAACGGTTTTGGGAACGAAGGAGCCCTAGCAATGGGTGAAGCTCTGAAATCCAATCACACTCTGGTGCACCTCAATCTCAACAACAATCGCATCACCAATGAAGGTGTCAGCATGCTCTGCAGGGGTCTCGAATACAACGACAACCTACGGGTACTGATGGTGA CTTACAATTCACTAACAGTAGAGGGAGCACTGTCCCTTCTCAATATGGTGAAGAAAATGTCGAAAACTGCCTTGGAGGAGATTAATATATGC AACGTATTGGTCAATGAAACCTTTTTAAATCTGCTGGAGGTGACGTGCGAAGATCATCCTGGTTTGGATGTGCAGTACAGAGGGGTTGGAGGATTTATTGCTAAGAAACCAGTAAAACGCATCGACCCAATGAAAGTCATCCAG GACTATCTGGATCAACGCAAGCTACGTCTGTGGGATTTCTTCCGAAAGATTGACAAAGATGCCACCATGCGAGTTTCTGTGGTTGATTTCAGGAACGCAATCCAG CAATCAAGCATTCCCTTGGATCGATTTCAAATTGAGGAGCTTATCCAAAGGCTCGATCGCGACGGGACGGGAATGGTGGACTACAG GGGACTGGTGGATACCAGAAAGCAGATGGTGCAGAATCACCGGCGACAACTGCGCAAGGTCGCATCCCGTCAGAAGAAAGAGAAGCACAAGAGCGATCGCATCCTCAAGACGTTCCAGAGCGCCGTGGAAGCGGTGACGCCGCACGGCTCCGTGGTCATATCTCCAGGAGACACCAGAGAAGATTCCACCGGGCCTCATCGCTTCTCGGCTACTCCTTTCAGCTCTTGGCACCACATTGTGATGTCAAGCAGTGGTACGGTCTCCAACCCCAGCAGTGACCACCTGCCCATGTCAGCAGGGGTGACGCCAAGCCGATTCATCAAGTCTTCAAATTTACACTCATGTTCTCAACCCAACCTGCTGAGTGGTTCCGCTCAGTCTGCCCAAGCACGGGCCGTACGCTCCAATCCAGAGATGGGCCACAGCAAGCTTAAGCAACCAATCGTCAACCACCTGACCAGGTCCAGACCTGCTCTTGACGCCACGCAGCTCGGGATTAACACCAAGAAAGAGAAGGAATCTAAAGCAAAGAAAGATATGGCAAAATACTCAAAGAatcccaaaacattttaa
- the LOC119115905 gene encoding leucine-rich repeat-containing protein 74A isoform X1, producing MFLVSQLMQMSTLSFESLCLEDDDPSTSLRRGLEDDLDADLDATDDETLGSTSVADVYLQACKLLGVVPVSSFIRNLDSPTMTLSHYGLEPLGCKALAIALVGDMHVNTLELADNDIQAEGAKDLAEMLKANFTIQHLDLSNNHLHSSGAEHVGKMLLDSFSLKSIKLSGNGFIDDDAKYFAEAFSVNVSIKELDLSHNKFCGRGGEYLGLLLANAEHLEVLNLCWNQLRMKGAVAFCAGLKVNTMLKHLDLSWNGFGNEGALAMGEALKSNHTLVHLNLNNNRITNEGVSMLCRGLEYNDNLRVLMLAYNSLTVEGALSLLNMVKKMSKTALEEINICNVLVNETFLNLLEVTCEDHPGLDVQYRGVGGFIAKKPVKRIDPMKVIQDYLDQRKLRLWDFFRKIDKDATMRVSVVDFRNAIQQSSIPLDRFQIEELIQRLDRDGTGMVDYRGLVDTRKQMVQNHRRQLRKVASRQKKEKHKSDRILKTFQSAVEAVTPHGSVVISPGDTREDSTGPHRFSATPFSSWHHIVMSSSGTVSNPSSDHLPMSAGVTPSRFIKSSNLHSCSQPNLLSGSAQSAQARAVRSNPEMGHSKLKQPIVNHLTRSRPALDATQLGINTKKEKESKAKKDMAKYSKNPKTF from the exons atgtttttagtTTCACAGCTAATGCAAATGTCAACTCTGTCTTTTGAGTCTCTCTGTTTAGAGGATGATGATCCATCTACCTCATTAAGACGAGGCTTGGAAGATGATTTGGACGCAGACTTAGATG CTACAGATGACGAAACCTTGGGTTCGACATCTGTAGCTGATGTCTACCTACAAGCCTGCAAGTTGTTGGGTGTTGTTCCAGTGTCCTCCTTCATCCGGAACCTCGACTCTCCCACCATGACCCTCAGCCACTATGGTCTTGAACCATTGGGGTGCAAGGCACTCGCTATTGCTTTGGTG GGTGACATGCATGTCAACACTCTGGAACTGGCAGACAACGACATCCAAGCAGAAGGAGCCAAGGATCTGGCAGAAATGCTAAAAGCTAATTTCACCATTCAGCATTTG GACTTGTCCAACAACCATCTTCATTCTTCTGGTGCTGAGCATGTGGGTAAAATGTTGCTGGACAGCTTTTCACTAAAATCAATCAAACTTTCag GAAATGGATTTATAGACGATGATGCAAAGTATTTTGCAGAAGCTTTTTCT gtCAATGTAAGTATTAAGGAATTAGACCTCAGCCATAATAAGTTTTGTGGACGCGGAGGAGAGTATCTTGGACTGTTGTTAG CAAATGCCGAGCATCTGGAAGTGCTGAACCTTTGTTGGAATCAACTCAGAATGAAAGGAGCTGTTGCGTTTTGCGCCGGACTCAAG GTGAATACAATGTTAAAGCACCTTGACCTATCATGGAACGGTTTTGGGAACGAAGGAGCCCTAGCAATGGGTGAAGCTCTGAAATCCAATCACACTCTGGTGCACCTCAATCTCAACAACAATCGCATCACCAATGAAGGTGTCAGCATGCTCTGCAGGGGTCTCGAATACAACGACAACCTACGGGTACTGATG CTAGCTTACAATTCACTAACAGTAGAGGGAGCACTGTCCCTTCTCAATATGGTGAAGAAAATGTCGAAAACTGCCTTGGAGGAGATTAATATATGC AACGTATTGGTCAATGAAACCTTTTTAAATCTGCTGGAGGTGACGTGCGAAGATCATCCTGGTTTGGATGTGCAGTACAGAGGGGTTGGAGGATTTATTGCTAAGAAACCAGTAAAACGCATCGACCCAATGAAAGTCATCCAG GACTATCTGGATCAACGCAAGCTACGTCTGTGGGATTTCTTCCGAAAGATTGACAAAGATGCCACCATGCGAGTTTCTGTGGTTGATTTCAGGAACGCAATCCAG CAATCAAGCATTCCCTTGGATCGATTTCAAATTGAGGAGCTTATCCAAAGGCTCGATCGCGACGGGACGGGAATGGTGGACTACAG GGGACTGGTGGATACCAGAAAGCAGATGGTGCAGAATCACCGGCGACAACTGCGCAAGGTCGCATCCCGTCAGAAGAAAGAGAAGCACAAGAGCGATCGCATCCTCAAGACGTTCCAGAGCGCCGTGGAAGCGGTGACGCCGCACGGCTCCGTGGTCATATCTCCAGGAGACACCAGAGAAGATTCCACCGGGCCTCATCGCTTCTCGGCTACTCCTTTCAGCTCTTGGCACCACATTGTGATGTCAAGCAGTGGTACGGTCTCCAACCCCAGCAGTGACCACCTGCCCATGTCAGCAGGGGTGACGCCAAGCCGATTCATCAAGTCTTCAAATTTACACTCATGTTCTCAACCCAACCTGCTGAGTGGTTCCGCTCAGTCTGCCCAAGCACGGGCCGTACGCTCCAATCCAGAGATGGGCCACAGCAAGCTTAAGCAACCAATCGTCAACCACCTGACCAGGTCCAGACCTGCTCTTGACGCCACGCAGCTCGGGATTAACACCAAGAAAGAGAAGGAATCTAAAGCAAAGAAAGATATGGCAAAATACTCAAAGAatcccaaaacattttaa